A genomic segment from Solidesulfovibrio carbinolicus encodes:
- the pseF gene encoding pseudaminic acid cytidylyltransferase translates to MQIAIIPARGGSKRIPRKSIRPFLGKPLIAYAIEACLQSGLFDHVLVSTDSEEFAAVAREHGAETPFLRPAELAGDYVATAPVVDHALDWATRHWGRPDRFCQLYANPFVTAENLAGGQALLRRERANVVLAVTTFAYPILRALALDEAGGVGYAFPEYRESRSQDLPTFYHDAAQFYWHELADIPPDRTKPRNLPYVVPRHMAVDIDTEEDWTIAERLFQAFRQP, encoded by the coding sequence ATGCAAATCGCCATCATCCCCGCGCGCGGCGGCAGCAAACGCATCCCGCGCAAGTCCATACGCCCCTTTTTGGGCAAGCCCCTGATCGCTTATGCCATAGAGGCCTGTCTGCAAAGCGGGCTTTTCGACCATGTGCTCGTCAGCACCGACAGCGAGGAGTTCGCCGCCGTGGCCCGCGAGCACGGGGCCGAAACGCCCTTTCTGCGGCCGGCCGAGCTGGCCGGGGATTACGTGGCCACGGCCCCGGTGGTGGACCACGCCCTGGATTGGGCCACCCGCCACTGGGGCCGGCCGGACCGGTTCTGCCAGCTCTACGCCAACCCCTTTGTCACGGCGGAAAACCTCGCCGGCGGCCAGGCGCTGCTGCGCCGGGAACGGGCCAACGTGGTCCTGGCCGTCACGACTTTCGCCTACCCGATCCTGCGCGCCCTGGCCTTGGACGAAGCCGGCGGCGTGGGCTACGCCTTTCCCGAATACCGGGAAAGCCGGTCCCAGGATCTGCCGACGTTCTACCATGACGCGGCCCAATTCTACTGGCACGAACTCGCGGACATTCCGCCCGACCGGACAAAGCCCCGCAACCTCCCCTACGTCGTGCCCCGCCACATGGCCGTGGACATCGACACCGAAGAGGACTGGACCATTGCCGAACGGCTCTTCCAGGCTTTCCGCCAGCCCTGA
- a CDS encoding PseG/SpsG family protein, whose amino-acid sequence MPNGSSRLSASPDAAAPPGPEVAFFCEGSRALGLGHVERCLAVARALRDGHGAACRFVFRGDDDVLPRLGEFAVTRLERADDFSRWNPDRAPAAAVLDLRHDLDPAFFDRLRARGVFLAALDDPTANRLRCDLVFYPPVPQTQALDWAGFSGIVLRGWEYVPLRREFARPKDPAPTAEPDPGRPRLLVAMGGSDPCGLAGRVLRVLGPLSQPRQTTVVAGALDARAGELAALAGPDVVVRRDVRDMAGLMRASDLAVAAFGMTAYELAACRVPQLLLCLTDDHALSASALDRAGAAVSLGRHDTVTDREIAAALEALLGRPDLRARLRENAAALGLGDGAANIAAALTRHLENGCDKRP is encoded by the coding sequence TTGCCGAACGGCTCTTCCAGGCTTTCCGCCAGCCCTGACGCGGCGGCCCCCCCCGGCCCCGAGGTCGCCTTTTTCTGCGAAGGCTCCCGGGCCCTGGGCCTTGGCCACGTGGAACGCTGCCTGGCCGTGGCCCGGGCCCTTCGCGACGGCCATGGCGCGGCCTGCCGGTTCGTGTTCCGGGGGGACGACGACGTCCTGCCCAGGCTGGGGGAATTTGCCGTGACGCGCCTGGAACGGGCGGACGATTTTTCCCGCTGGAACCCGGACCGCGCCCCGGCGGCGGCGGTTTTGGACCTGCGCCACGACCTGGACCCGGCTTTTTTCGACCGGCTGCGGGCCCGGGGCGTCTTTTTGGCCGCCCTCGACGATCCCACGGCCAACAGGTTACGTTGCGACCTGGTTTTTTATCCGCCCGTGCCCCAAACCCAAGCCCTGGACTGGGCAGGATTTTCCGGGATCGTGCTGCGCGGCTGGGAATATGTTCCCCTGCGCCGTGAGTTTGCCCGCCCCAAGGACCCCGCGCCGACGGCCGAACCCGATCCGGGGCGGCCCAGGCTGCTCGTGGCCATGGGCGGCAGCGATCCCTGCGGCCTGGCCGGGCGCGTGCTGCGCGTGCTTGGGCCGCTGTCCCAGCCCCGGCAAACCACCGTGGTGGCCGGGGCCCTGGACGCCCGGGCCGGGGAGCTGGCCGCCCTGGCCGGGCCAGACGTCGTGGTGCGCCGCGATGTGCGCGACATGGCCGGGCTCATGCGGGCCAGCGACCTGGCCGTGGCCGCCTTCGGCATGACCGCCTACGAACTGGCGGCCTGCCGCGTCCCGCAACTATTGCTGTGTCTGACCGACGACCACGCCCTGTCCGCCTCGGCCCTGGACCGGGCCGGCGCGGCCGTGTCCCTGGGCCGCCACGACACGGTCACGGACCGGGAGATCGCCGCCGCCCTGGAAGCGCTGCTCGGCCGGCCCGACCTGCGGGCGCGGCTGCGCGAAAACGCGGCGGCGCTGGGGCTTGGCGACGGCGCGGCCAACATCGCCGCCGCCCTGACGCGGCATCTGGAGAACGGGTGTGACAAACGACCCTGA
- a CDS encoding class I SAM-dependent methyltransferase: MTNDPDAPRRWNGHHGPVLHSRDGFDVIDCAACGFRHVVPIPDEDALRDIYKHDYHVKDKPLMLQHQLEDREWLEATGDARLAVLERLLGRVGSLLDVGAGNGFFLARAKALGWAARGVEPSDKAAAHARSLGLAVDCETFGPACAARLGRFDVVHLGEVLEHLPDPAGMLRLCGTALNPGGLLAVSVPNDYTAVQRVLHQDLGVRPWWVAPPHHLNYFDRDSLEGLFRRTGFAPCHAAVSFPMELFLLMGKNYLDDPALGRECHAMRKALELALLGSGNSRLLEALHEGFARAGMGRTLLVVGRKQQQDAP, translated from the coding sequence GTGACAAACGACCCTGACGCGCCCCGGCGCTGGAACGGCCACCACGGCCCGGTGCTGCACAGCCGGGACGGCTTCGACGTCATCGACTGCGCCGCCTGCGGCTTCCGCCATGTCGTGCCCATTCCCGACGAGGACGCCCTGCGCGACATTTACAAGCACGACTACCACGTCAAGGACAAGCCGCTCATGCTCCAGCACCAGCTGGAGGACCGGGAATGGCTGGAGGCCACGGGCGACGCCCGGCTGGCCGTGCTGGAACGGCTGCTGGGCCGGGTCGGCTCGCTGCTGGACGTGGGCGCGGGCAACGGGTTTTTCCTGGCCCGGGCCAAGGCGCTGGGCTGGGCCGCCCGGGGCGTCGAGCCCTCGGACAAGGCCGCCGCCCACGCCAGATCCCTGGGGCTGGCGGTGGACTGCGAGACCTTCGGCCCGGCCTGCGCGGCCCGGCTTGGCCGGTTCGACGTGGTCCATCTGGGCGAGGTGCTGGAGCATCTGCCCGACCCCGCCGGCATGTTGCGCCTGTGCGGCACGGCCCTTAATCCCGGTGGATTGCTGGCCGTCAGCGTCCCCAACGACTACACCGCCGTCCAGCGCGTCCTGCACCAGGATCTGGGCGTTCGCCCCTGGTGGGTGGCCCCGCCGCACCACCTGAACTATTTCGACCGCGACAGCCTTGAGGGACTGTTTCGCCGCACGGGATTTGCGCCCTGCCACGCCGCTGTTTCCTTTCCCATGGAACTCTTTTTGCTCATGGGCAAAAATTATCTGGACGATCCGGCCCTGGGCAGGGAATGTCACGCCATGCGCAAAGCCCTGGAGCTGGCGCTTCTTGGCAGCGGCAACAGCCGCCTTCTTGAGGCCCTGCACGAAGGTTTCGCCAGGGCCGGAATGGGCCGCACGCTCCTTGTGGTCGGCCGCAAACAACAACAGGACGCGCCATGA
- a CDS encoding SDR family NAD(P)-dependent oxidoreductase: MNRLQGKIALVTGGGRGIGRAVSLALAGQGAAVILSWVADPARAEATAADIAARGGQARTLPLDVVDPASIDAAAADIAAREGRLDILVNNAGINHPNDFDRITPEEWDAVMAVNLRGPFLCTQRCLGLLRQSAGASVVNIGSVSGQYGGPRTAHYAASKAGLISLGQVTARFGAQWGIRCNTVAAGVIASDMGEAGLQSPVVQKAVENVLAKRLGTPQEVADAVVFLASDEAAYITAQTINVNGGLYF, encoded by the coding sequence ATGAACAGACTGCAAGGAAAGATCGCCCTGGTGACCGGCGGCGGACGCGGCATCGGCCGGGCCGTCAGCCTGGCCCTGGCCGGCCAGGGCGCCGCGGTGATCCTCTCCTGGGTCGCCGACCCGGCCCGGGCCGAGGCCACGGCGGCCGACATCGCCGCCCGGGGCGGCCAGGCCCGGACCCTGCCCCTTGACGTCGTCGATCCCGCCTCCATCGACGCCGCCGCCGCCGACATCGCCGCCCGGGAAGGCCGGCTGGACATCCTGGTCAACAACGCCGGCATCAACCATCCCAACGATTTCGACCGCATCACCCCCGAGGAATGGGACGCCGTCATGGCCGTCAACCTCAGGGGGCCGTTTTTGTGCACCCAGCGCTGCCTGGGCCTTTTGCGCCAAAGCGCCGGGGCCAGCGTGGTGAACATCGGCTCGGTCAGCGGCCAGTACGGCGGCCCCCGTACGGCCCATTACGCGGCCAGCAAGGCCGGACTGATCTCCCTGGGCCAGGTGACGGCCCGGTTCGGGGCCCAGTGGGGCATCCGCTGCAACACCGTGGCCGCCGGCGTCATCGCCTCGGACATGGGCGAGGCGGGCCTGCAAAGCCCGGTGGTGCAAAAGGCCGTGGAAAACGTGCTGGCCAAGCGCCTGGGAACCCCGCAGGAAGTGGCCGACGCCGTGGTGTTCCTGGCCTCGGACGAGGCCGCCTACATTACGGCCCAGACCATCAACGTCAACGGCGGCCTCTACTTCTAG
- a CDS encoding transketolase has product MNPDLLARLRRFAAELRASIIVMNCHAGSGHPGGSLSCVEIVSWLFDQEMRFSPENMADPDRDRFILSKGHSCLALYAALAEKGFFSKDAFRSLRHVDGMLQGHPDRLKTPGVEFNSGSLGQGFSFALGCALGAKRAGRRSRAYALLGDGELGEGQVWEACMFAAHHALDNLVAVVDYNKFQSDDLCTRITALEPLAAKFAAFGWHVLEIDGHDFREIANAFARARAMAGRPTVIIAHTVKGKGVSFMEGVPKWHGSLCPSGEERACALRECGLTEAL; this is encoded by the coding sequence ATGAATCCCGACCTGCTTGCGCGCCTGCGGCGGTTTGCCGCCGAGCTGCGCGCCTCCATCATCGTCATGAACTGCCACGCCGGCTCCGGCCATCCCGGCGGCTCGCTGTCCTGCGTGGAGATCGTTTCCTGGCTGTTCGACCAGGAAATGCGCTTTTCTCCCGAAAACATGGCCGATCCGGACCGGGACCGCTTCATCCTGTCCAAGGGCCACTCCTGCCTGGCGCTCTACGCGGCCCTGGCCGAAAAAGGCTTTTTTTCCAAGGACGCCTTCCGCAGCCTGCGCCACGTGGACGGCATGCTCCAGGGCCACCCCGACCGGCTCAAGACCCCGGGCGTGGAATTCAATTCCGGCTCCCTGGGCCAGGGCTTTTCCTTTGCCCTGGGCTGCGCCCTGGGGGCCAAGCGGGCCGGCCGGCGCAGCCGCGCCTACGCCTTGCTCGGCGACGGCGAACTGGGCGAGGGGCAAGTCTGGGAAGCCTGCATGTTCGCCGCCCACCACGCCCTGGACAACCTCGTGGCCGTGGTGGACTACAACAAATTCCAAAGCGACGACCTGTGCACCCGGATCACCGCCCTGGAGCCCCTGGCCGCCAAGTTCGCCGCCTTTGGCTGGCATGTGCTGGAAATCGACGGCCACGACTTTCGGGAGATCGCCAACGCCTTTGCCCGGGCCCGGGCCATGGCGGGGCGGCCCACGGTCATCATCGCCCACACGGTCAAGGGCAAGGGGGTGTCGTTCATGGAAGGCGTGCCCAAATGGCACGGCAGCCTGTGTCCCAGCGGCGAGGAGCGGGCCTGCGCCCTGCGCGAATGCGGCCTGACGGAGGCGTTGTGA
- a CDS encoding transketolase family protein — translation MENMRDAFGKALTRLAGQRDDFVVLDADVAGGTGTHHFRAAYPDRFIQCAIAEQNMFSMAAGLASTGVIPIVTCYGVFASMRALEQARNSIAYPGFKVIIAASHLGLDVGPDGATHQALEDIAIYRAVPGIQVVSPADPHELASVLPRLLDGDSPVYLRTGRSPLPDVFAPDTAFDHGRAQVLHEGRDTAILAVGVMVHRAVAAARRLQDEGVGCRVLNMSWLKPMDEAAVLAAARETGALVTCEDHNKYGGLGGAVAEIVGEGHPVPLRRVAIQDVYGESGDPDDLAAKYGLTTDHIMAAVRAVLRRKG, via the coding sequence ATGGAAAACATGCGCGACGCCTTCGGCAAGGCCCTGACCCGGCTGGCCGGCCAACGCGACGATTTCGTGGTGCTCGACGCCGACGTGGCCGGCGGCACCGGAACCCACCATTTCCGCGCCGCCTATCCCGACCGGTTCATCCAGTGCGCCATCGCCGAGCAGAACATGTTTTCCATGGCCGCCGGCCTGGCCTCCACCGGCGTCATCCCCATCGTGACCTGCTATGGCGTGTTCGCCTCCATGCGCGCCCTGGAACAGGCCCGCAACTCCATCGCCTATCCCGGCTTCAAGGTCATCATCGCCGCCAGCCACCTGGGGCTCGACGTCGGCCCCGACGGGGCCACCCACCAGGCCCTGGAGGACATCGCCATCTACCGGGCCGTGCCCGGCATCCAGGTCGTGTCCCCGGCCGACCCCCACGAGCTGGCTTCGGTCCTGCCTCGCCTGCTCGACGGCGATTCCCCGGTCTACCTGCGCACCGGCCGCAGCCCCCTGCCCGACGTTTTCGCCCCGGACACGGCCTTTGACCACGGCCGGGCCCAGGTGCTCCACGAAGGCCGCGACACCGCCATCCTGGCCGTGGGCGTCATGGTTCACCGGGCCGTTGCGGCCGCCAGGCGCCTTCAAGACGAAGGCGTCGGCTGCCGGGTGCTCAACATGTCCTGGCTTAAGCCCATGGACGAGGCCGCCGTGCTGGCCGCCGCCCGGGAGACCGGGGCGCTGGTCACCTGCGAGGACCACAACAAATACGGCGGCCTGGGCGGAGCGGTGGCGGAAATCGTCGGCGAGGGCCATCCCGTGCCCCTGCGGCGGGTGGCCATCCAGGACGTCTACGGCGAATCCGGCGACCCGGACGACCTGGCCGCCAAGTACGGCCTGACCACCGACCACATCATGGCCGCCGTGCGCGCGGTCCTGCGGCGCAAGGGCTGA
- a CDS encoding class I SAM-dependent methyltransferase, whose translation MEGLVVVVQAASRAWSGAPDWCLNEVDGRPVVALTVARVLEHFPGAAVRVAAPAFDAGGRLDDLPALFPGADLGVVYGHDASPLRRMLAVLSGRPEDALCLRIDGLHFGWRPDHAALMLARARELGLDCVKMPDDYPVQLTADVYRHGALRRALALLEGHGQAALYHVHPKFFMLAHPEAFACLRLADAPPVPDDWLRRCRDIARDVYTEGRMRVAEGGQAGSRIAAGDQLTFHYELALEHVSASDVVLDVACGPGYGSRMLAGRAGRVFGADLDAAVAAWARRPGDPPNLGFLAADVTALPLADACLDMVTSFETLEHVEPDPYFRELRRTLRPGGLLALSTPQNRLGHIPVNAQHRREYSLDELLALVRPHFAVEAVIGVKQGRIVFPGDPFGQNTMLLCRRPAPEAVESRKP comes from the coding sequence ATGGAGGGCTTGGTCGTTGTGGTGCAGGCCGCCTCCCGGGCCTGGAGCGGCGCGCCGGACTGGTGCCTCAACGAGGTGGACGGCCGGCCGGTGGTGGCCCTGACCGTGGCCCGGGTCCTGGAGCATTTCCCCGGGGCGGCGGTGCGCGTCGCCGCCCCGGCCTTCGACGCCGGCGGCCGGCTCGACGACCTGCCGGCCCTGTTTCCCGGGGCCGACCTGGGCGTGGTCTACGGCCATGACGCCAGCCCCTTGCGGCGCATGCTGGCCGTCCTTTCCGGCCGGCCCGAGGACGCCTTGTGCCTGCGCATCGACGGGCTGCATTTCGGCTGGCGGCCCGACCACGCCGCCTTGATGCTCGCCCGCGCCCGGGAGCTGGGCCTGGACTGCGTGAAAATGCCCGACGACTACCCGGTCCAGCTCACCGCCGACGTCTACCGCCACGGCGCGCTGCGCCGGGCCCTGGCCCTGCTTGAGGGGCATGGGCAGGCGGCGCTTTACCACGTGCACCCCAAATTCTTCATGCTGGCCCATCCCGAGGCCTTTGCCTGCCTGCGCCTGGCCGACGCCCCGCCCGTTCCCGACGACTGGCTGCGGCGCTGCCGGGATATCGCCCGCGACGTCTACACCGAAGGCCGCATGCGCGTGGCCGAGGGCGGTCAGGCCGGGAGCCGCATCGCCGCCGGCGACCAACTGACCTTCCACTACGAGCTGGCCCTGGAGCACGTGTCCGCAAGCGACGTCGTCCTCGACGTGGCCTGCGGCCCGGGCTACGGCTCCCGGATGCTGGCCGGCCGGGCCGGGCGCGTCTTCGGGGCCGACCTCGATGCGGCCGTGGCCGCCTGGGCCCGCCGGCCGGGCGATCCCCCGAACCTGGGCTTTCTGGCCGCCGACGTGACCGCCCTGCCCCTGGCCGACGCCTGCCTGGACATGGTCACGAGCTTCGAGACCCTGGAGCATGTCGAGCCCGACCCGTATTTCCGGGAGCTTCGACGCACGCTGCGCCCGGGGGGGCTGCTGGCGCTGAGCACCCCGCAAAACCGGCTGGGCCATATCCCGGTCAACGCCCAGCACCGGCGGGAATATTCCCTGGACGAACTGCTGGCCCTGGTGCGGCCGCATTTTGCCGTCGAGGCCGTCATCGGCGTGAAGCAGGGCCGCATCGTCTTTCCCGGCGATCCCTTTGGGCAAAACACGATGCTCCTGTGCCGCCGGCCGGCCCCGGAAGCAGTCGAAAGCCGCAAGCCATGA